A single region of the Aeromicrobium chenweiae genome encodes:
- a CDS encoding TetR/AcrR family transcriptional regulator has translation MVTMPAAGARAKSDERRQAVVVAAVECFAHKGFYGTATHEIAQRVNISQPYLYRLYPNKEALFASAVDHVSDVMTRTLIGHAEDPGSGGAQEAARTAYAALISDRTILRFLMHANCAAEEPLVGDAVRRCYAKQVDTVHTLLGGDDAAVRAWFGAGMVDNVAIVLGLADIDQPWARVLSGR, from the coding sequence ATGGTGACGATGCCAGCCGCCGGTGCACGCGCGAAGAGCGACGAACGACGTCAAGCCGTCGTGGTGGCAGCCGTGGAGTGCTTCGCCCACAAGGGGTTCTACGGGACCGCCACCCACGAGATCGCCCAGCGGGTGAACATCTCCCAGCCCTACCTGTACCGCCTCTACCCGAACAAGGAGGCGTTGTTCGCGTCGGCGGTCGACCACGTCTCTGACGTGATGACGCGGACGTTGATCGGGCACGCGGAGGACCCGGGGAGCGGCGGCGCGCAGGAAGCCGCCCGTACCGCGTACGCCGCGCTGATCTCGGACCGCACGATCCTGCGGTTCCTGATGCACGCGAACTGCGCAGCCGAGGAGCCGCTCGTCGGCGACGCCGTGCGCCGGTGCTACGCCAAGCAGGTCGACACCGTCCACACGCTTCTCGGCGGGGACGACGCCGCTGTGCGGGCCTGGTTCGGCGCCGGCATGGTCGACAACGTGGCCATCGTGCTGGGTCTGGCCGACATCGACCAACCGTGGGCCCGGGTGCTCAGCGGACGCTGA
- a CDS encoding NAD(P)H-binding protein, translated as MKVFVIGITGGVGSLLAHRLVARGDDVRGLVRHDRQSDDLVARGIVPVLGDLSTMTVDDLATAFGDADAVVFTAGSNAGSAELTRAVDEEGSARAVEAAAGRRFITVSVLPEAWRERHLTDDEEYYFAAKKRADVVVSRSEADWVILRPSLLVDGAGRGTVTLGPAVVHGESVRDDVAATLVEILHEPRISRQVLELDSGTTPIPQAVRATVRT; from the coding sequence GTGAAGGTGTTCGTCATCGGCATCACCGGCGGCGTCGGCAGCCTGCTGGCGCACCGGCTCGTGGCTCGCGGCGACGACGTGCGCGGTCTGGTCCGGCACGATCGCCAGTCCGACGACCTGGTCGCCCGCGGGATCGTCCCCGTTCTCGGGGACCTGTCGACGATGACGGTCGACGACCTCGCGACGGCGTTCGGTGACGCCGACGCGGTCGTGTTCACCGCGGGCTCGAACGCGGGATCGGCCGAGCTCACCAGGGCTGTCGACGAGGAGGGATCCGCACGAGCCGTCGAGGCCGCGGCCGGCCGGCGTTTCATCACGGTGTCGGTGTTGCCGGAGGCGTGGCGCGAGCGCCACCTCACCGACGACGAGGAGTACTACTTCGCCGCCAAGAAGCGGGCCGACGTCGTCGTCAGCCGCAGCGAGGCCGACTGGGTCATCCTCCGTCCGTCCCTGCTGGTCGACGGCGCCGGACGTGGCACGGTCACGCTGGGCCCGGCGGTGGTGCACGGCGAGAGCGTGCGGGACGACGTCGCGGCCACGCTCGTCGAGATCCTGCACGAACCCCGGATCAGCCGCCAGGTCCTGGAGCTCGACAGCGGGACGACGCCGATCCCACAGGCCGTCCGTGCCACCGTGCGCACCTGA
- a CDS encoding MarR family winged helix-turn-helix transcriptional regulator yields the protein MADQSGTGDVVPLSAEQEAAWRALARAVVVIPRVLDADLIQARGINVTEYTVLMNLSEAPDGCLRMSELANDVAISVSGLTRAVGRLEREGRVERARSSADGRGQVASITPAGMECLREAWPVHLASVRRHVMDHLEGIDLAAFAAAMTAVAWPEDETPVRRRTGRAGDGR from the coding sequence GTGGCTGATCAGAGCGGTACCGGGGACGTCGTTCCCCTCTCGGCGGAGCAAGAGGCGGCGTGGCGTGCGTTGGCGCGGGCGGTGGTGGTGATCCCGCGCGTGCTGGACGCCGACCTGATCCAGGCCCGGGGCATCAACGTCACGGAGTACACCGTCCTGATGAACCTGTCGGAGGCCCCCGACGGCTGCCTGCGCATGAGCGAACTGGCGAACGACGTCGCCATCTCGGTGAGCGGCCTGACCCGGGCGGTAGGCCGCCTGGAGCGCGAGGGCCGGGTGGAGCGGGCGCGGTCGTCCGCCGACGGTCGAGGCCAGGTCGCCTCCATCACGCCGGCCGGCATGGAGTGCCTGCGGGAGGCCTGGCCCGTGCATCTCGCGAGCGTCCGCCGACACGTCATGGACCACCTGGAGGGCATCGACCTGGCGGCGTTCGCCGCTGCGATGACGGCAGTCGCGTGGCCCGAGGACGAGACGCCGGTCCGCCGCAGGACGGGGCGAGCCGGGGACGGGCGGTAG
- a CDS encoding GNAT family N-acetyltransferase, which translates to MTTSTPTPKDTHMTDVHVVHEPSRLRYRASIDGQAAGFAEYILTDELIVFTHTEVDRRFEGKGVGSAIARFALDDVRDEGRRKVMPLCPFIKGWIGRHREYVPMVYGIPDSTATD; encoded by the coding sequence ATGACCACCTCCACCCCGACCCCGAAGGACACGCACATGACCGACGTCCACGTCGTCCACGAGCCCTCCCGCCTGCGCTACCGGGCGAGCATCGACGGCCAGGCCGCCGGGTTCGCGGAGTACATCCTCACCGACGAGCTGATCGTCTTCACCCACACCGAGGTCGACCGGCGGTTCGAGGGCAAGGGCGTCGGTTCGGCCATCGCCCGGTTCGCGCTGGACGACGTCCGCGACGAGGGCAGGCGCAAGGTCATGCCGCTGTGTCCCTTCATCAAGGGCTGGATCGGACGGCATCGCGAGTACGTCCCGATGGTGTATGGCATCCCCGACTCGACCGCCACGGACTGA
- a CDS encoding (4Fe-4S)-binding protein, protein MTRKLYSGPVVSVSFDRDVCRHAAECVRGMPEVFDVARRPWIDPTRADTVESAETLRRVVGRCPSGALEIVEREPGALHERDA, encoded by the coding sequence ATGACCCGAAAGCTGTACTCCGGGCCCGTCGTCAGCGTCTCCTTCGACCGGGACGTGTGCCGGCACGCCGCCGAGTGCGTCCGGGGCATGCCTGAGGTCTTCGACGTCGCCCGGCGACCCTGGATCGACCCGACCCGCGCCGACACCGTGGAGTCCGCCGAGACGCTGCGACGCGTCGTGGGCCGCTGCCCCTCCGGCGCGCTCGAGATCGTCGAGCGGGAACCGGGCGCGCTGCACGAGCGCGACGCCTAG
- a CDS encoding glutaminase — MRSVIPDYLTEALDDVRPDTSGERAGYIPELATADPERLGAVFATLEGAVYGAGDIDTEFTIQSISKPFTYALALADRGFAPVLAKVGVEPSGEAFNEISLEPSTGRPLNPMINAGAITTHSLAGVEGLAPDQRVERVVDGLSAFAGRRLSIDEAVCASEMEHAHRNLAIAYMLRSHGILTEDPRAVVDGYVRQCSVLVTARDLAMMAVTLANRGVNPLSGVQVVPAPVVRQVLSVMATCGMYDAAGDWATQVGIPAKSGVAGGLIGALPGQIGIATFSPRLDPHGNSVRGVSLFERFSSDMGLHVMEVPPSAPSVVRSNHALGDGAHAVRVIQLQGGIRFAGAERIVREVLDSAPSEQTVVLDLTMVYSVDDVARRMLLEVARRLTLDGQDVFLVDPESIVPDPDPGDGGRVTVVKDVQTVLDGVGAADARAQRA; from the coding sequence ATGCGGTCAGTCATCCCCGACTACCTGACCGAGGCGCTCGACGACGTCCGGCCCGACACCTCCGGGGAACGCGCGGGGTACATCCCTGAGCTCGCGACTGCGGACCCCGAGCGTCTGGGTGCCGTCTTCGCGACCCTCGAGGGGGCGGTCTACGGTGCGGGCGACATCGACACCGAGTTCACGATCCAGTCGATCTCCAAGCCCTTCACGTACGCCCTGGCGCTGGCCGATCGCGGATTCGCTCCGGTGCTCGCCAAGGTGGGTGTCGAGCCGTCGGGTGAGGCGTTCAACGAGATCTCGCTCGAGCCCAGCACGGGACGCCCCCTCAACCCCATGATCAACGCGGGAGCGATCACCACGCACTCGCTGGCCGGCGTCGAGGGCCTCGCACCGGACCAGCGCGTGGAGCGCGTCGTCGACGGCCTGTCCGCCTTCGCCGGCCGTCGGCTGTCGATCGACGAGGCGGTGTGCGCGTCCGAGATGGAGCACGCGCACCGCAATCTCGCGATCGCGTACATGCTCCGCAGCCACGGCATCCTCACCGAGGACCCGCGGGCCGTGGTCGACGGCTACGTCCGGCAGTGCTCCGTGCTCGTCACTGCGCGCGACCTGGCGATGATGGCGGTGACCCTGGCCAACCGCGGCGTGAACCCGCTCTCGGGGGTGCAGGTGGTGCCCGCGCCGGTCGTGCGTCAGGTGCTGAGCGTCATGGCCACCTGCGGGATGTACGACGCCGCGGGTGACTGGGCGACCCAGGTCGGCATCCCCGCCAAGAGCGGTGTGGCCGGCGGACTGATCGGGGCGCTGCCCGGACAGATCGGCATCGCCACGTTCTCGCCGCGGCTGGACCCGCACGGGAACAGCGTCCGGGGGGTGTCGCTGTTCGAACGGTTCTCCTCCGACATGGGGCTGCACGTCATGGAGGTGCCCCCGTCCGCGCCCTCGGTCGTGCGGTCCAACCACGCCCTCGGCGACGGCGCTCACGCCGTCCGGGTCATCCAGCTGCAAGGGGGCATCCGCTTCGCCGGCGCCGAGCGGATCGTCCGGGAGGTGCTGGACAGCGCCCCCTCCGAGCAGACAGTGGTCCTGGACCTCACGATGGTCTACTCGGTCGACGACGTGGCACGACGCATGCTGCTGGAGGTCGCGCGGCGTCTCACGCTGGACGGCCAGGACGTCTTCCTCGTCGACCCCGAGTCGATCGTCCCGGATCCCGATCCCGGGGACGGCGGCCGGGTCACGGTCGTCAAGGACGTCCAGACCGTTCTCGACGGCGTCGGAGCCGCTGACGCACGGGCGCAGCGCGCCTGA